A stretch of Aureispira sp. CCB-E DNA encodes these proteins:
- a CDS encoding ABC transporter permease has translation MFDRDKWQEIFGTIRQNKLRTGLTAAGVFWGIFMLIFMLGMGDGLEKGILNEFGGRSTNSLYIWPQETSLAYKGMPVGRWESFNIEDINALKEHAPYIDILAPRHVTRNIVASYKTQSNNFDVRGEWEGIFKVESLLPTQGRVLNPKDEKEARKVAVIGRTVQEEVFGNENPIGKYMIVKGIPFQVIGVVKFEGESRRLQEAEETIFIPLSTSLRLFGNGKDISWFVCTITGETKISDVEDNIIQFLKARHRISPEDQQAIGCFNLEKEYRKITGLFSGVRWFLWIVGIGTLMAGVVSVSNVMLITVKDRTREIGVRKAIGATPWSIISLILLESVFITTLSGYIGLLLGTGIISFINYSISAMDMSGQMFMNPEVNLGVSIGSLVVLVLSGLLAGLLPSLHAARINPVEALRSE, from the coding sequence GTGTTTGATAGAGATAAATGGCAAGAAATATTCGGAACCATCCGACAAAACAAACTACGCACTGGTTTAACAGCAGCTGGCGTGTTTTGGGGCATTTTTATGCTTATTTTTATGCTAGGTATGGGAGATGGCCTCGAAAAAGGTATTTTGAATGAGTTTGGAGGGCGTTCTACCAATAGTTTGTACATCTGGCCCCAAGAGACAAGTCTTGCTTACAAAGGCATGCCTGTTGGTCGCTGGGAATCGTTTAATATAGAAGACATCAATGCCTTGAAAGAGCATGCGCCTTATATTGACATTTTAGCACCTCGCCATGTTACTCGTAATATTGTCGCTTCCTACAAAACGCAATCTAATAATTTTGATGTTCGAGGGGAATGGGAAGGTATCTTTAAAGTAGAATCGTTGCTTCCTACTCAAGGGCGTGTTTTGAACCCAAAAGACGAAAAAGAAGCACGAAAAGTAGCTGTGATTGGTCGAACCGTGCAAGAAGAAGTTTTTGGCAATGAGAACCCAATTGGCAAATACATGATTGTCAAAGGAATTCCATTTCAGGTCATTGGCGTTGTCAAATTTGAGGGAGAATCAAGGCGATTGCAAGAAGCTGAGGAAACAATTTTTATTCCATTGAGCACCTCTTTACGCTTGTTTGGCAATGGAAAAGATATTTCTTGGTTTGTATGTACGATTACTGGTGAAACCAAAATCAGTGATGTAGAAGATAATATCATTCAATTTTTAAAAGCAAGGCATAGAATTTCTCCAGAAGATCAGCAAGCTATTGGTTGTTTTAATTTGGAGAAAGAGTATCGAAAAATTACAGGATTATTCAGTGGCGTTCGTTGGTTTTTGTGGATTGTAGGAATTGGTACGCTAATGGCTGGTGTTGTTAGTGTTAGCAACGTCATGCTGATTACGGTCAAAGACCGAACTAGAGAAATTGGTGTCCGCAAAGCTATTGGAGCAACTCCTTGGTCTATTATTAGCTTAATTCTGTTGGAATCTGTGTTTATTACGACCCTATCAGGGTATATTGGATTACTTTTGGGAACGGGCATTATTTCTTTTATCAATTACTCTATTTCTGCAATGGATATGTCAGGGCAAATGTTCATGAATCCTGAAGTTAATTTAGGTGTCAGTATTGGCTCTTTAGTTGTTCTAGTTTTATCTGGCTTGTTGGCTGGGTTGCTGCCCTCGCTGCATGCGGCTAGAATCAACCCTGTGGAAGCTTTACGTTCGGAGTGA
- a CDS encoding HlyD family secretion protein has product MKNIILGVVLTLFLFLTIWLVSYFYNGSGSGSTVHEITTPYQTSITLKSVATGTVKPRIEIMITSQVSGIVDEIFVKGGDIVKKGDPIARLQLVPSPTALNNAKANVELARIRLEEAKRRYQQQKNISAKKYDIQQATTQFENAKIQEEKYRKLFEEGVVPELEYLQFKTALDVAQTTLENTKIGANSSVIELKSNVEVLTQELESAISNVQLLQKGVASKSGQIANMVRATVDGMVLDVSVEVGDAVIERNTFNDGTEIAEVANMQDLVFEGNIDESDVGQLKKGMRLELTVGAIEKEKFEAVLDYISPKGVEESGSVKFEIIADVIQKEGIFLRAGYSASADIILDKRTNVMAILERDLMFEDDGRVYVETEVGDQEFEKKYIQVGLSDGINIEILEGVDTSTKIKVQGAM; this is encoded by the coding sequence ATGAAAAACATCATACTTGGAGTTGTACTAACCTTATTTTTATTTCTAACAATTTGGCTGGTTTCCTACTTTTATAATGGTTCTGGATCAGGAAGTACGGTTCATGAAATCACAACTCCTTATCAAACTTCTATCACTTTAAAGTCAGTTGCGACAGGTACTGTAAAACCAAGAATAGAGATTATGATTACCTCACAAGTCTCTGGTATTGTAGACGAGATTTTTGTAAAAGGAGGTGACATTGTCAAAAAAGGAGATCCTATTGCTCGCTTGCAATTGGTGCCTAGCCCTACCGCACTTAACAATGCTAAAGCTAATGTAGAACTGGCTCGCATTCGTTTGGAAGAAGCGAAACGTCGTTACCAACAACAAAAAAATATTAGTGCTAAAAAATACGATATTCAACAAGCAACAACACAGTTTGAGAATGCTAAAATTCAGGAGGAAAAATATCGAAAACTGTTTGAAGAAGGCGTTGTTCCTGAATTAGAATATCTACAATTTAAAACGGCTTTGGATGTTGCGCAAACAACCTTAGAAAACACAAAAATTGGTGCCAATAGCTCGGTTATTGAGTTAAAATCAAATGTAGAAGTGCTTACGCAAGAACTAGAATCGGCTATTAGTAATGTTCAATTGTTACAAAAAGGGGTCGCTAGTAAGTCTGGACAAATTGCCAATATGGTTCGTGCTACGGTTGATGGGATGGTTTTGGATGTTAGTGTTGAAGTTGGGGATGCTGTTATCGAACGAAATACGTTCAACGATGGTACAGAAATCGCTGAGGTTGCCAATATGCAAGATTTAGTTTTTGAAGGGAATATAGATGAGTCGGATGTAGGACAACTCAAAAAAGGAATGCGCTTGGAATTAACCGTTGGAGCAATTGAAAAAGAGAAATTTGAAGCGGTCTTGGATTATATTTCTCCTAAAGGAGTAGAAGAATCTGGTTCTGTAAAATTTGAAATCATTGCCGATGTCATTCAAAAAGAAGGTATTTTCCTTCGCGCTGGTTACAGTGCTAGTGCCGATATTATCTTAGACAAACGAACCAATGTCATGGCCATTCTAGAGCGTGATTTGATGTTTGAGGACGATGGTCGAGTTTATGTAGAAACAGAAGTGGGCGATCAAGAATTTGAAAAGAAATACATTCAAGTCGGTTTGTCGGATGGAATTAATATTGAAATCTTAGAAGGCGTTGATACTAGTACTAAAATCAAGGTGCAGGGGGCTATGTAA
- a CDS encoding bifunctional oligoribonuclease/PAP phosphatase NrnA gives MQNFEQLKDLLSSPKRIVITSHANPDGDALGSSLGLYHYLKKQGHRITVIMPTEMPQFLNWMKDFDNVLVYENTRTFSTQILKEAELIFALDYNGLGRIEGMGSLVGNSKAYKAMIDHHIDPEDFCHAMLSDVTASSTCQLIYEFIEMMGDLDQLDADILNALYVGILTDTGGFRYATSARLFRIVANMLEKGVDNNKLTDLVFNSYTVKSFNLLAYCISECLEIMDEYNTGIITLSHADHRKYNIQRGDLEGVVNFILKIRKMRCAALITERRDIVKLSLRSKGDFSVQKICSEHFNGGGHKNASGGASKKSFQEVIEQFKHVIQNEYKEELTKELVVEL, from the coding sequence ATGCAAAATTTTGAACAATTAAAAGACCTGTTATCAAGCCCCAAACGTATTGTAATTACTTCCCATGCTAATCCAGATGGTGATGCCTTGGGGTCGTCTTTGGGCTTGTATCATTATCTAAAAAAACAAGGTCACAGAATCACTGTCATTATGCCAACCGAAATGCCACAATTTCTAAATTGGATGAAGGATTTTGACAATGTGTTGGTTTATGAAAATACACGTACGTTTTCTACCCAAATACTAAAAGAAGCAGAATTGATTTTTGCATTAGATTATAATGGTTTGGGAAGAATAGAAGGCATGGGGTCGTTGGTTGGTAATAGCAAAGCCTACAAAGCTATGATTGACCACCATATAGATCCAGAAGATTTTTGTCATGCTATGTTGTCCGATGTTACAGCAAGCTCAACTTGTCAGTTGATTTACGAATTTATCGAAATGATGGGAGATTTGGATCAATTGGATGCGGATATTTTAAATGCTTTGTATGTTGGTATTTTGACGGATACAGGAGGGTTTCGCTATGCAACTTCTGCGAGGTTGTTTCGGATTGTTGCCAATATGTTAGAAAAAGGGGTCGATAATAATAAATTGACAGACTTAGTGTTCAATTCGTATACTGTTAAGAGTTTTAATTTATTGGCCTATTGTATTTCTGAGTGTTTAGAAATTATGGACGAATACAATACTGGAATTATAACCCTTTCTCATGCCGATCATAGAAAATACAACATTCAACGCGGCGATTTAGAAGGCGTGGTCAATTTTATTCTAAAAATAAGAAAGATGCGTTGTGCAGCTCTGATTACAGAACGCCGTGACATTGTCAAACTGTCTTTACGCTCTAAAGGCGACTTTTCTGTTCAAAAAATTTGTTCGGAACATTTTAATGGTGGGGGACACAAAAATGCCTCAGGAGGTGCCAGCAAAAAATCTTTCCAAGAAGTAATTGAGCAGTTCAAACATGTTATTCAAAATGAATACAAAGAGGAATTAACCAAAGAACTGGTGGTAGAATTATAA
- a CDS encoding DUF6495 family protein, whose translation MRFRRLTNEELETLEEDFVQFLASNQITAKEWVSLKENHPAKVEELITLFSDIVLEKVFSKIDCLQHRTKDTIRVFYCQEDKITMTGLQINDPTKDLTNPEDLNVLANPNNLNGSVKVFQMDKAYAQDRADEVFSMLYKDGCQPASKSMFDALVKMYETTT comes from the coding sequence ATGAGATTTAGACGACTGACAAATGAAGAATTGGAAACATTGGAAGAAGATTTCGTCCAGTTTTTAGCTTCCAATCAAATTACAGCCAAAGAGTGGGTTAGCCTAAAAGAGAATCATCCAGCCAAAGTAGAGGAGTTAATCACTTTGTTTAGCGATATTGTATTAGAAAAGGTGTTTTCTAAAATTGATTGCTTGCAACATAGAACCAAAGATACTATTCGAGTGTTCTATTGCCAAGAAGATAAAATTACAATGACAGGCTTACAAATTAACGATCCTACCAAAGATTTGACCAATCCAGAGGATTTGAATGTTTTGGCAAATCCCAATAATCTAAATGGAAGTGTAAAAGTCTTTCAAATGGATAAGGCTTATGCTCAGGATCGCGCTGACGAAGTATTCAGTATGTTGTACAAAGATGGTTGCCAACCTGCAAGTAAATCTATGTTTGATGCATTGGTAAAAATGTATGAAACAACCACCTAA